The genomic stretch CCAGCCACAGCGCCAGTGGCCTGGCCGAGTTTCTTGCGAAAGAGAAGCAGGAGTACGAGCCGCAGCTTGCGGCCTACGCGGAAGTGTTGCGTCTGTTGAATGGGCCAACGACGCGGATCAAACTGGGCCTCTATTACCCCTTGCTTCGCAAGCTCGTGTCCTGGTCTGCCTGATGCCGGGAACACTGTCCAGCCGGAACTCTTCTAGGCTGGCTCCGTTCCTTCATCCTTCTCTCGCGGGCGCTCACTCGTACTGAGGTAGTGGCGCACATCCGCGCCTCGCACCCAGAAGATCACGTCTTCCGCAATATTCGTGGCGTGATCGGCAACGCGCTCCAGGCTGCGTGAAATCATGAGCGCGTTCAGCGCCTGCGGAGCCAGCGAGGACTTCTCCTTCATCACGTTGGAGAGCGCAAAGAACGCATTTTCGTTGAGCTTGTCTACGCTGTCATCCATCGTCAGCACGGTCTGCGCCAGCTCAGCGTCCGCCTCAATAAAGGCTTGCAGCGCTTTGCGGATCATTCCCGCGGCCAGCGAGGCCATGCGCTGGATATCCACCGGCAGCTCCACAGGAGGAAACGCCTGCAAGTCGCGGACACGCTCGGTGATCGTCACCGCAGCATCGCCTACCCGTTCCAGATCCGCGTTAATCTTGATTACCGACAGGATGAATCGAAGGTCGATGGCAGTAGGTTGTTCCATCGCAAGAAGGTCGATGGCCATCTGGTCGATGGAGCGCTCCAGGCGATTGATTGCCATTTCACTGCGCACCACGAGGTCGCAGATCGAGATGTCGCGAGTGCGATATGCCTCAATGGCACGCTGGATTGCCTGCTCGGACATCCCCGCCATCACCAGCAGCTTTTCCTTCAAGTCGTCAAGGCTTTGTTGAAACCTGAGCCGTATCATCCAAACCTGCCTGTGATGTAATCCTCGGTGCGCTTGTCGGATGGATTGGTAAAAATCTTGTGCGTCGAATCGAACTCCACGAGCTTGCCCAGCAGAAAGAAGCCGGTCGTTTCCGCAACACGCGCTGCCTGCTGCATGTTGTGCGTGACGATGACGATCGTATATTGCGTCTTCAACTGAAAGATCAGGTCTTCAATCTTTGCGGTGGATACGGGATCGAGCGCCGAGGCCGGCTCATCCATCAACAGCACCTCGGGATCGACCGCCAGAGCACGCGCAATACAAAGCCGTTGCTGCTGGCCGCCGGAGAGGCTGGCGCCAGACTTCTTGTGCAGATCGTCCTTCACCTCATCCCACAACGCCGAACTCTGCAGCGAGCGCTCCACGACTTCATCCAGCACGCGCTTGTTGCGGAAGCCGTTCAGCCGCAGTCCGGATGCAACGTTGTCGTAGATTGACATGGTGGGGAAAGGATTGGGGCGCTGGAAGACCATGCCGACACGACGCCGGATTTCAACCGGAGATGCCTCGGAGTAAATCTCAATGTCGCCGATGCGCACTTCTCCGGTAGCGCGTGCCGATGGATTCGTTTCATGCATGCGGTTCAAGCAGCGAACAAACGTCGATTTGCCGCATCCCGATGGGCCAATCAGCGCTGTCGCGTGATTGGCAGGAATGTTCATGTTGATCGAGAGAAGTGCATGATTCGATCCATACCATGCATTCAAATCGGTGACTTGAATCCCGACACCCACTAGTTCGCCCCTTTCAATATGCCGCGCGACGCCACGTAACGCACGAGCGAGACCGCAACCACAATCAGTGCGATCAGTACCAGCGCTCCGGCCCATGCCAATCGGTGCCATTCGTCATAGGGAGAGATGGCATATACAAAGATCTGCAGGGGTAGCGCGGCGATCGGCTCGTTAAGATTGGTGCTCCAGAACTGGTTGCCAAATGCGGTGAAAAGCAGAGGAGCCGTCTCTCCCGCCACGCGCGCAAAGGCCAACATGCATCCGGTAATGACTCCTGCAGATGCGGTCTTCAAGGTAATCGACAGCACGGAACGCCAGTTGGGAACGCCCAGGCCAAGCGCGGCCTCACGAATCGCGTGCGGCACCATCAGCAGCATCTCCTCCGTGGTACGTGTGATCGTCGGAATCATCATGATGCCGAGCGCCACGCCTCCCGAGAGGGCAGAAAAATGCTTCTGCGGCAACACTATCAGCGAATAGACCGCTATGCCCATCACAATCGAGGGCACTCCGTTCAGGACGTCCGCGGTAAAACGAACTGTGTTCGCCAGTCGTCCCCCTCGGCCAAACTCCGCAAGAAAGATGCCCGCGCCGATGCCGATAGGGACACCGACAACGCTGCCGACGCCAAGCAGAATGGCCGAACCAAGAATCGAATTCGCCATGCCGCCGCCCGCCTCGCCAACCGGCTTGGGTGCCTGCGTGAAGAAAGCGAAATTGAGCGAGTGAGCGCCCTTGTAAAGTAGATAGACGAAAATAGCCACCAGCGGAGTAACCACAAGAATCGTGCTTACAACGGCCAGTACCGTGGCAATGTTATTCACCGCATCGCGCCATAGCCGGTTCGCGGCGCTCGGATTGGACCTTTGAGCCATAGGTTTCTCGCTAGCTGACACGCGCAGGCGCGCCCCGGGTAACTGCCCATACCAGCAGGCGGGCCAGGGCGTTGACGATGATCGTCACTATGAACAGCGCCAGGCCAATCTCCATCAGGGCACTCAGATACAAATCGTCCGTTGCCTCAGTGAACTCGCTGGCGATCACTGCGGCCATGGAGTAGGCGGGTGCAAAGAGAGACTTGGCGATATCGGGCCGATTGCCGATCACCATGGTGACAGCCATTGTTTCGCCGAGAGCGCGGCCAAGCCCCAGAATGATCGATCCCACAATTCCGATGCGCGCATTCCGCAGGACGCTCATGCGAATCATCTCCCAGCGGGTCGCACCCAGCGCCAACGCCGCCTCGCGCTGGCTTTGCGGAACAGCGGTCATCACCTCCCGCGTGAGCGAGGAGATGATGGGCAGAAT from Acidisarcina sp. encodes the following:
- the phoU gene encoding phosphate signaling complex protein PhoU, which gives rise to MIRLRFQQSLDDLKEKLLVMAGMSEQAIQRAIEAYRTRDISICDLVVRSEMAINRLERSIDQMAIDLLAMEQPTAIDLRFILSVIKINADLERVGDAAVTITERVRDLQAFPPVELPVDIQRMASLAAGMIRKALQAFIEADAELAQTVLTMDDSVDKLNENAFFALSNVMKEKSSLAPQALNALMISRSLERVADHATNIAEDVIFWVRGADVRHYLSTSERPREKDEGTEPA
- the pstB gene encoding phosphate ABC transporter ATP-binding protein PstB encodes the protein MGVGIQVTDLNAWYGSNHALLSINMNIPANHATALIGPSGCGKSTFVRCLNRMHETNPSARATGEVRIGDIEIYSEASPVEIRRRVGMVFQRPNPFPTMSIYDNVASGLRLNGFRNKRVLDEVVERSLQSSALWDEVKDDLHKKSGASLSGGQQQRLCIARALAVDPEVLLMDEPASALDPVSTAKIEDLIFQLKTQYTIVIVTHNMQQAARVAETTGFFLLGKLVEFDSTHKIFTNPSDKRTEDYITGRFG
- the pstA gene encoding phosphate ABC transporter permease PstA, translating into MAQRSNPSAANRLWRDAVNNIATVLAVVSTILVVTPLVAIFVYLLYKGAHSLNFAFFTQAPKPVGEAGGGMANSILGSAILLGVGSVVGVPIGIGAGIFLAEFGRGGRLANTVRFTADVLNGVPSIVMGIAVYSLIVLPQKHFSALSGGVALGIMMIPTITRTTEEMLLMVPHAIREAALGLGVPNWRSVLSITLKTASAGVITGCMLAFARVAGETAPLLFTAFGNQFWSTNLNEPIAALPLQIFVYAISPYDEWHRLAWAGALVLIALIVVAVSLVRYVASRGILKGAN